The following proteins are encoded in a genomic region of Neovison vison isolate M4711 chromosome 12, ASM_NN_V1, whole genome shotgun sequence:
- the PRPF18 gene encoding pre-mRNA-splicing factor 18 isoform X1 — protein sequence MDVLKSEILRKRQLVEDRNLLVENRKYFKRSELAKKEEEAYFERCGYKPINEKPSGEIQPKEEDQKPLTSSNPVLELELAEEKLPMTLSRQEVIRRLRERGEPIRLFGETDYDAFQRLRKIEILTPEVNKGLRNDLKAALDKIDQQYLNELVGGQEPGEEDTQNDLKVHEENTTIEELEALGESLGKGDDHKDMDIITKFLKFLLGVWAKELNAREDYVKRSVQGKLNSATQKQTESYLRPLFRKLRKRNLPADIKESITDIIKFMLQREYVKANDAYLQMAIGNAPWPIGVTMVGIHARTGREKIFSKHVAHVLNDETQRKYIQGLKRLMTICQKHFPTDPSKCVEYNAL from the exons GAAAATAGAAAGTATTTCAAGCGTAGTGAACTtgcaaaaaaagaagaggaagcataTTTTGAAAGATGTGGCTACAAG CCTATAAATGAGAAGCCATCTGGAGAG ATACAGCCAAAGGAGGAGGACCAGAAACCATTAACTTCTTCAAATCCAGTGCTAGAACTTGAACTGGCAGAGGAAAAGTTACCCATGACTCTTTCTAGGCAAGAG GTTATCAGAAgattgagagaaagaggagaaccAATCAGACTATTCGGAGAAACTGATTATGATGCTTTTCAACGTTTAAGAAAAATAGAGATCCTCACACCAGAAGTTAACAAG GGATTGAGGAATGATTTGAAAGCAGCTTTGGATAAGATTGACCAGCAGTACCTCAATGAGCTTGTGGGTGGTCAGGAACCTggagaggaagacacacagaATGATTTGAAAGTTCATGAAGAAAACACCACAATTGAAGAGTTAGAG GCATTGGGAGAGTCTTTAGGAAAAGGCGATGATCATAAGGACATGGACATCATTACCAAGTTCCTTAAG TTTCTTCTTGGTGTTTGGGCTAAAGAATTGAATGCCCGAGAAGATTACGTGAAGCGCAGTGTGCAGGGCAAACTGAACAGTGCTACTCAAAAACAAACCGAGTCCTATCTCAGACCCCTTTTCAGAAAGCTACGGAAAAGG aatctTCCTGCTGATATTAAAGAATCCATAACAGATATTATTAAATTCATGTTGCAGAGAGAATATGTAAAG gcTAATGATGCTTATCTTCAGATGGCCATTGGAAATGCCCCTTGGCCCATAGGTGTCACCATGGTTGGTATCCATGCCAGAACTGGCAGAGAAAAGATTTTTTCTAAGCATGTTGCGCATGTTTTAAATGATGAAACACAGCGGAAATATATTCAG GGATTGAAGAGGTTAATGACCATTTGCCAGAAGCACTTTCCTACAGATCCATCAAAATGTGTGGAGTACAATGCACTGTGA
- the PRPF18 gene encoding pre-mRNA-splicing factor 18 isoform X2: MDVLKSEILRKRQLVEDRNLLVENRKYFKRSELAKKEEEAYFERCGYKIQPKEEDQKPLTSSNPVLELELAEEKLPMTLSRQEVIRRLRERGEPIRLFGETDYDAFQRLRKIEILTPEVNKGLRNDLKAALDKIDQQYLNELVGGQEPGEEDTQNDLKVHEENTTIEELEALGESLGKGDDHKDMDIITKFLKFLLGVWAKELNAREDYVKRSVQGKLNSATQKQTESYLRPLFRKLRKRNLPADIKESITDIIKFMLQREYVKANDAYLQMAIGNAPWPIGVTMVGIHARTGREKIFSKHVAHVLNDETQRKYIQGLKRLMTICQKHFPTDPSKCVEYNAL; encoded by the exons GAAAATAGAAAGTATTTCAAGCGTAGTGAACTtgcaaaaaaagaagaggaagcataTTTTGAAAGATGTGGCTACAAG ATACAGCCAAAGGAGGAGGACCAGAAACCATTAACTTCTTCAAATCCAGTGCTAGAACTTGAACTGGCAGAGGAAAAGTTACCCATGACTCTTTCTAGGCAAGAG GTTATCAGAAgattgagagaaagaggagaaccAATCAGACTATTCGGAGAAACTGATTATGATGCTTTTCAACGTTTAAGAAAAATAGAGATCCTCACACCAGAAGTTAACAAG GGATTGAGGAATGATTTGAAAGCAGCTTTGGATAAGATTGACCAGCAGTACCTCAATGAGCTTGTGGGTGGTCAGGAACCTggagaggaagacacacagaATGATTTGAAAGTTCATGAAGAAAACACCACAATTGAAGAGTTAGAG GCATTGGGAGAGTCTTTAGGAAAAGGCGATGATCATAAGGACATGGACATCATTACCAAGTTCCTTAAG TTTCTTCTTGGTGTTTGGGCTAAAGAATTGAATGCCCGAGAAGATTACGTGAAGCGCAGTGTGCAGGGCAAACTGAACAGTGCTACTCAAAAACAAACCGAGTCCTATCTCAGACCCCTTTTCAGAAAGCTACGGAAAAGG aatctTCCTGCTGATATTAAAGAATCCATAACAGATATTATTAAATTCATGTTGCAGAGAGAATATGTAAAG gcTAATGATGCTTATCTTCAGATGGCCATTGGAAATGCCCCTTGGCCCATAGGTGTCACCATGGTTGGTATCCATGCCAGAACTGGCAGAGAAAAGATTTTTTCTAAGCATGTTGCGCATGTTTTAAATGATGAAACACAGCGGAAATATATTCAG GGATTGAAGAGGTTAATGACCATTTGCCAGAAGCACTTTCCTACAGATCCATCAAAATGTGTGGAGTACAATGCACTGTGA